One genomic segment of Coffea arabica cultivar ET-39 chromosome 6e, Coffea Arabica ET-39 HiFi, whole genome shotgun sequence includes these proteins:
- the LOC113694834 gene encoding glucan endo-1,3-beta-glucosidase 8-like — MSRGWQTFSALLLFIGIFNNACVEGLGVNWGTVSSHKLAPETVIQLLKDNGIQKVKLFDADPTILKALAGSGLEVMIAATNLELADLGDPTKAKDWVHKNVIPYNVNSKDGVNITIVAVGNEPFLQAYGDKFTGVTAPALKNIQDALNEAGVGKTTKASIPFNGDVYMSPFYNPVPSAGIFRPDIADKIREILKILNANNAPFIVNIYPFLSLYFAKNFPLEYAFFDGATPLVDGKIQYTNVLDANMDTLVSALKVEGYSDMPIIVGEIGWPTDGDTNANVTLAQRFLQGLIKHLASNKGSPLRPGYLETYLFGLFDEDKKSTLPGNFERSWGIFKYDGQPKFPLDLSGKGENKTLVAAKDVQYLPKKWCVLKGDAPTDANLADNMNYACNNGGDCTPIQDGSSCNFLDAKQKASYVFNSYFQIQNQSNTSCDFKGLATVTTQDPSVPNCNFTIQIAPSTSTSPAHVAHSSSHEQGKSAASTSLPGTLATILAFATMLAQLRL, encoded by the exons aTGTCAAGGGGGTGGCAAACTTTTAGCGCattgttgttatttattgggatttttaaCAATGCATGTGTCGAAGGTTTAGGGGTGAATTGGGGGACTGTGTCATCTCACAAGTTGGCTCCAGAAACAGTAATTCAACTGTTGAAGGACAATGGGATTCAAAAAGTGAAACTTTTTGATGCGGATCCGACCATCCTTAAGGCCTTGGCTGGCTCTGGCCTTGAAGTTATGATTGCAGCTACTAATCTTGAGCTTGCTGATTTGGGTGACCCTACAAAAGCCAAGGATTGGGTACATAAAAATGTCATCCCATACAATGTTAACTCCAAGGATGGTGTTAATATCAC AATTGTAGCTGTTGGCAATGAACCTTTCCTCCAGGCCTACGGGGACAAATTCACAGGCGTCACTGCACCAGCACTCAAGAACATTCAGGATGCTCTCAATGAAGCAGGAGTTGGAAAGACTACCAAAGCAAGTATTCCTTTCAATGGTGATGTCTACATGTCTCCTTTCTATAATCCAGTCCCTTCAGCTGGCATATTCAGGCCAGATATTGCAGATAAAATAAGAGAAATTCTTAAGATTCTAAATGCCAACAATGCACCGTTTATCGTAAATATCTACCCTTTCCTGAGTCTCTATTTCGCCAAAAATTTCCCTCTGGAATATGCTTTCTTTGATGGAGCCACACCACTTGTTGATGGCAAAATCCAATACACCAATGTCCTGGATGCCAACATGGACACATTGGTTTCAGCCCTGAAGGTTGAAGGATATTCCGACATGCCAATCATTGTAGGAGAGATCGGATGGCCAACTGACGGGGACACAAACGCAAATGTGACGTTGGCCCAGAGGTTTCTCCAAGGACTCATCAAGCATCTTGCTTCCAACAAAGGCAGCCCTCTTCGACCTGGATACCTGGAAACATACCTATTCGGACTTTTCGATGAAGATAAAAAAAGCACTCTTCCCGGGAATTTCGAGCGTAGTTGGGGAATCTTTAAGTACGATGGACAACCTAAATTCCCTCTTGATTTGTCAGGTAAAGGCGAAAACAAGACTCTAGTTGCTGCAAAGGATGTGCAGTATCTCCCCAAGAAATGGTGTGTACTTAAGGGAGATGCACCAACTGATGCTAACCTCGCAGACAACATGAACTATGCTTGCAACAATGGCGGTGACTGCACCCCAATCCAGGATGGATCATCCTGCAATTTCTTGGATGCTAAACAGAAGGCTTCATATGTATTCAATTCATATTTCCAGATTCAGAATCAATCCAACACTAGCTGTGATTTTAAGGGGCTTGCAACAGTGACCACACAGGATCCATCCGTGCCAAATTGCAACTTTACAATTCAGATTGCTCCAAGTACTAGTACTAGTCCCGCGCATGTTGCACATTCTTCATCCCATGAACAAGGAAAGAGTGCCGCTTCCACTTCTCTTCCAGGGACCTTGGCCACGATTCTGGCATTCGCCACAATGCTTGCACAGCTACGATTATGA